The following are from one region of the Cyanobium gracile PCC 6307 genome:
- a CDS encoding DMT family transporter yields MPCLSLPRSRAPVVPVSSAMAIAMALLAGTLLPVQAAMNAQVARSLQSVPHAALLSYLLGSLTLIGLLLSRLWPAPDWRAIRTAPRWSLLAGVLGVWYICSSTLVLPRLGATLTLGLVVAGQAVSGLVMDHHGWLGVRRQRLGARGYAAMALLLAALALLTQAGGGR; encoded by the coding sequence ATGCCTTGCCTGTCTCTGCCCCGCTCGCGGGCGCCCGTTGTCCCCGTCTCCTCGGCCATGGCGATCGCCATGGCCCTGCTGGCCGGCACCCTGCTGCCGGTGCAGGCGGCCATGAACGCCCAGGTGGCCCGGTCGCTCCAGTCCGTTCCCCACGCCGCCCTGCTCTCCTACCTGCTGGGTTCACTCACCCTGATCGGGCTGCTGCTCAGTCGCCTCTGGCCGGCACCCGACTGGCGGGCGATCCGCACGGCCCCGCGCTGGAGCCTGCTGGCCGGGGTGCTCGGCGTCTGGTACATCTGCTCGAGCACCCTGGTGCTCCCGCGTCTGGGCGCCACACTGACGCTCGGACTGGTGGTGGCCGGCCAGGCGGTCTCCGGCCTCGTGATGGATCACCACGGCTGGCTGGGGGTCCGCCGCCAGCGTCTCGGCGCCAGGGGCTACGCGGCCATGGCGCTGCTCCTGGCCGCCCTTGCCCTGCTCACCCAGGCGGGGGGTGGGCGATGA
- a CDS encoding DUF2834 domain-containing protein, producing MVVSIVLELGELVKRFWLLMCVVGTVVPYAVFVPWLLENGLNVPSLIQQASTPIAAFAWLDVVISAILMLVLSARQIARGSKKHWLVVACTCTVGVSLGLPLYLYLGDADSAQLVAPEGHT from the coding sequence TTGGTCGTATCGATCGTTCTTGAACTGGGGGAACTCGTGAAGCGATTCTGGTTGCTGATGTGCGTCGTCGGAACGGTGGTTCCGTACGCTGTATTTGTCCCGTGGCTCCTTGAGAACGGGCTGAACGTGCCGTCTCTGATCCAGCAGGCTTCAACACCTATCGCCGCATTCGCGTGGCTCGACGTGGTTATCTCCGCCATCTTGATGCTCGTGCTGTCGGCGCGGCAAATCGCGCGCGGATCCAAGAAGCACTGGCTCGTGGTGGCCTGCACCTGTACCGTTGGGGTCTCCTTGGGGCTTCCGCTCTATCTGTACCTTGGCGATGCCGATAGCGCTCAGCTAGTAGCGCCGGAGGGACACACCTAA
- a CDS encoding IS3 family transposase, protein MRKLVDHDHPELTVSRQCELLGLPRSSLYYQPVPVGESTLRIMGRIDALYLEDPTAGSRRMVQYLARDGIPISRDRVRNLMRRMGLRAIYQKPRTTVPGEPSERFPCLVDVRAVTAPDQVWATDITYIPLRKGFLYLVAIVDLFSRHVLSWKLSNSLDTEFCLEALEMALVSGGKPEIFHSDQGCQFTSSAFVQRLKAEDIKVSWSGRGRCFDNILVERLWRTVKYEEVYLRAYGDGWEAEISLARFFWRYGHVRPHSALGGKTPHEVYTESKPCSSRPGLTMSGAESVQ, encoded by the coding sequence CTGCGAAAACTGGTCGATCATGACCATCCTGAGCTCACGGTCAGCCGTCAATGTGAGCTGCTTGGCCTGCCTCGATCCTCGCTGTATTACCAGCCGGTGCCGGTGGGTGAATCCACGCTACGGATCATGGGCAGGATCGATGCCCTCTACCTGGAGGATCCCACCGCCGGCAGCCGTCGGATGGTGCAGTATCTGGCCAGAGACGGCATCCCAATCAGCCGTGACCGTGTCCGAAACCTCATGCGGCGCATGGGATTACGGGCGATCTACCAGAAGCCTCGTACCACGGTGCCGGGCGAACCATCAGAGCGCTTTCCCTGCCTGGTTGATGTCAGAGCCGTCACAGCTCCAGATCAGGTCTGGGCGACAGATATTACCTACATCCCACTGCGGAAGGGCTTCCTATACCTGGTGGCGATTGTGGATCTGTTCTCCAGGCATGTGCTCAGTTGGAAGCTTTCCAACAGCCTTGACACGGAGTTCTGCCTGGAGGCCCTGGAGATGGCCCTGGTCAGTGGCGGCAAACCCGAGATCTTCCATTCTGATCAGGGCTGTCAATTCACCTCATCGGCCTTCGTTCAACGACTCAAGGCAGAAGACATCAAGGTCAGCTGGTCAGGCAGGGGGCGGTGCTTTGACAACATCCTGGTGGAGAGGCTCTGGCGCACCGTCAAATATGAGGAGGTCTACCTCCGCGCCTATGGCGATGGCTGGGAAGCCGAGATCAGTCTGGCCCGCTTCTTCTGGAGGTATGGCCATGTAAGACCACACAGCGCACTGGGAGGCAAAACTCCCCATGAGGTCTACACTGAGAGCAAACCCTGTTCTTCCCGCCCGGGGTTAACGATGTCAGGGGCCGAATCTGTCCAATAA
- a CDS encoding nuclear transport factor 2 family protein codes for MFEVDKEILNAVLLGEPAPEIIALEAQIRAAQLTGDVAALDHLISSELLFTGHDGQLGSKAEDLDAHRSGFFRFRSHQPEELRVSWVRPDVAVSSLRARLSVEVAGNLIEGTFRYTRVWAPEADGKWRVVAGHVSEVLNPELPHNGA; via the coding sequence ATGTTCGAAGTTGACAAGGAGATCCTTAACGCAGTCCTGCTCGGGGAGCCTGCTCCCGAAATCATTGCTCTTGAGGCGCAGATTCGAGCGGCTCAACTCACCGGTGACGTTGCAGCCTTGGACCACCTGATCTCTTCAGAGCTCCTTTTCACCGGTCATGATGGCCAGCTCGGCTCTAAGGCAGAAGATCTTGATGCACATCGCTCCGGCTTCTTCCGCTTCCGCAGCCATCAACCCGAGGAGCTTCGGGTTTCGTGGGTCAGGCCGGATGTCGCGGTAAGCTCCCTACGGGCTCGGCTCTCCGTGGAGGTGGCTGGCAATCTGATCGAAGGTACCTTTCGTTACACGCGAGTCTGGGCGCCTGAAGCAGACGGAAAGTGGCGTGTCGTCGCCGGCCACGTCAGCGAGGTTCTGAATCCAGAATTGCCTCACAACGGGGCCTAA
- a CDS encoding DUF1349 domain-containing protein — protein MNHDTDLHWLNEPPRWEREAANGRLRLWPAGRTDFWQRTHYGFEADNGHALLREVDGDGVLTCRVTAHPQHRYDQAGLLLRLSPACWIKTSVEFEPDGPNRLGAVVTNAQASDWSTQPLAREISTVWFRLRREGRDVIADACLDGEHWEQLRMARLQELSETGAVQIGLYACSPTAEGFLAEFDHVDWCSGRMS, from the coding sequence ATGAACCACGACACGGACCTGCACTGGTTGAACGAGCCGCCGCGATGGGAGCGCGAGGCCGCCAACGGCCGCCTGCGGCTGTGGCCGGCGGGCCGCACCGACTTCTGGCAGCGCACCCACTACGGCTTCGAGGCCGACAACGGCCATGCGCTGCTGCGGGAGGTGGACGGTGATGGGGTGCTCACCTGCCGGGTGACGGCCCATCCGCAGCACCGCTACGACCAGGCCGGGCTGCTGCTGCGGCTGTCACCGGCCTGCTGGATCAAGACCTCGGTGGAATTCGAACCGGACGGCCCCAACCGGCTCGGCGCTGTGGTGACCAACGCCCAGGCCTCCGACTGGTCGACCCAGCCCCTGGCCCGGGAGATCAGCACGGTGTGGTTCCGGCTGCGCCGCGAGGGCCGCGATGTGATCGCCGACGCCTGCCTGGATGGGGAGCACTGGGAACAGCTCCGGATGGCACGGCTGCAGGAGCTGAGCGAGACGGGAGCGGTGCAGATCGGGCTGTACGCATGCAGCCCCACGGCGGAGGGTTTCCTGGCGGAATTCGATCACGTCGACTGGTGTTCGGGAAGAATGTCGTAG
- a CDS encoding IS91 family transposase, with protein sequence MLLLSHLVARYQGELERRHGHQLLPSHRQALQAMGRCRQSGSDVMRLQCSDCEHSIRIPHSCGHRSCPHCQHHESQQWIERQRAKLLPVEYFLITFTVPAELRQIFWQQQRLAYDLLLKTAWETIDSFARRDPKLRGKIGAHAVLHTHNRRLEYHPHVHLIVPAGAINVQKRQWRDKVAGYLFPAGNLARVFRAKWYEGMRRLGLRLKTPLPREWIVNCKSVGRGEKALVYLGRYLYRGVLPEKNIIADHEGKVSFCYQDNKGTRQVRTLPGGEFLWLLLRHVLPRRFRRVRDYGLLHGNAKRLIQGVQLLLRVELPIPELPREKAPMLCPLCQGQMRIIALRERGMTPLLC encoded by the coding sequence ATGCTTCTCCTCTCCCATCTGGTGGCGCGCTATCAGGGTGAGCTGGAGCGCCGCCATGGCCATCAGCTGCTGCCAAGCCACCGCCAGGCCCTGCAGGCGATGGGACGTTGCCGCCAGAGCGGCAGTGACGTCATGCGGCTGCAATGCTCCGATTGTGAGCACAGCATCCGCATCCCCCATTCCTGTGGACACCGCAGTTGCCCACACTGCCAACATCATGAAAGTCAACAGTGGATCGAACGACAACGGGCCAAGCTGCTGCCAGTGGAGTACTTCCTGATCACCTTCACCGTGCCTGCAGAACTCAGGCAGATCTTCTGGCAGCAGCAACGATTGGCCTATGATCTACTGCTGAAAACAGCCTGGGAAACGATCGATTCCTTTGCCCGCCGTGATCCGAAACTGAGAGGGAAGATTGGCGCCCATGCCGTTCTGCACACCCACAACCGGCGGCTTGAGTACCATCCCCACGTGCATCTGATTGTGCCCGCAGGTGCGATCAACGTGCAGAAACGGCAGTGGAGGGACAAAGTGGCAGGGTACCTGTTCCCGGCCGGCAACCTGGCGAGGGTGTTCCGCGCCAAATGGTACGAGGGGATGCGCCGTCTGGGCTTGCGGCTCAAGACTCCACTGCCAAGAGAGTGGATTGTGAACTGCAAATCGGTGGGCAGGGGCGAAAAGGCCTTGGTGTATCTGGGGCGCTACCTCTACCGTGGAGTATTGCCGGAGAAGAACATCATTGCCGACCATGAGGGCAAAGTCAGCTTCTGCTATCAGGACAACAAGGGAACGCGCCAGGTTCGCACACTACCGGGCGGAGAGTTTCTGTGGCTGCTGCTGCGGCATGTCCTGCCGAGACGCTTCCGGCGTGTACGGGATTACGGCCTGCTGCATGGCAATGCCAAACGACTGATCCAAGGGGTGCAATTGCTGCTCAGGGTGGAATTGCCGATTCCAGAGCTTCCCCGCGAGAAAGCGCCTATGCTCTGCCCCCTGTGCCAGGGACAGATGCGCATCATCGCACTGCGAGAACGAGGGATGACGCCGCTGCTGTGCTGA
- a CDS encoding AAC(3)-I family aminoglycoside N-acetyltransferase, with protein sequence MLGLFSEAFDDPESYLNHQPSDAYLTRLLASDTFIAVAAFAAGQVVGGLTGYVLPKFEQERSEFYIYDLAVAADVRRQGIATELISTIKRIAKQRGIYVIFAQADDGDDSAVALYTKLGTREDVMHYDILPEHQST encoded by the coding sequence ATGCTGGGGCTCTTCAGCGAGGCCTTCGACGACCCCGAGTCCTACCTCAACCATCAACCCAGCGACGCCTACCTCACCAGGCTCCTGGCCAGCGACACCTTCATCGCCGTCGCCGCCTTCGCGGCAGGTCAGGTTGTCGGCGGGCTGACCGGCTACGTCCTTCCCAAGTTTGAGCAGGAGCGCAGCGAGTTTTACATCTACGATCTGGCGGTCGCGGCGGATGTCCGGCGCCAGGGCATCGCCACCGAACTCATCAGCACCATCAAGCGCATCGCCAAGCAGCGCGGCATCTATGTCATCTTCGCCCAGGCCGACGATGGCGATGACTCAGCCGTCGCGTTGTACACCAAGCTCGGCACCCGGGAAGACGTCATGCACTACGACATTCTTCCCGAACACCAGTCGACGTGA
- a CDS encoding AbiJ-NTD4 domain-containing protein yields MHIDLMKPFSERIGAVTAHKNIQVEGMDDALKNSLWNEIYLFYDNETPSPWQRVASTVARNVHKVPIDKIGGTSSKALEWFRYAFFEGPWHQTYEIIEHLFVSEESMARTIASTFGDITRHRQRVALLKSRLNHVLERELSGYRFIDNVLAPISSPIEVAAIDKAIHDLEVEGQGGARQHLLTALELLGKKPAPDYRNSIKESISSIEAIVNGLAGTGGNGVAYALERISAKSPIHRALKTSFKSLYGYSSDESGIRHSLLEENNIGYEEAAFMLVACSAFASFLTAKSSLLVDGE; encoded by the coding sequence ATGCATATCGATCTTATGAAGCCATTCTCTGAAAGAATCGGTGCTGTCACGGCACATAAGAACATTCAGGTTGAAGGCATGGATGATGCCTTGAAAAACTCGCTGTGGAATGAGATATATCTCTTTTATGACAACGAGACACCTTCACCATGGCAACGAGTTGCTTCAACAGTGGCAAGAAATGTGCATAAAGTGCCAATAGATAAAATTGGCGGAACTTCTAGCAAAGCCCTTGAGTGGTTCCGCTATGCGTTCTTCGAGGGACCCTGGCACCAGACCTACGAGATTATCGAGCATCTATTTGTAAGCGAGGAATCCATGGCCAGAACCATCGCCTCGACATTCGGAGACATCACAAGACATCGGCAAAGAGTTGCTTTGCTGAAGTCTAGACTTAACCACGTACTAGAGCGTGAGCTGTCGGGCTACCGTTTTATCGATAATGTTTTGGCTCCGATTTCAAGCCCTATCGAGGTTGCCGCGATTGATAAAGCCATTCATGACTTGGAAGTGGAAGGGCAGGGCGGAGCACGCCAACATCTTTTAACTGCTCTCGAGCTATTAGGAAAGAAGCCAGCTCCAGATTATCGGAACTCAATTAAGGAATCTATTTCCTCGATTGAGGCAATTGTTAATGGCTTAGCAGGCACGGGAGGCAATGGTGTCGCGTATGCATTGGAGCGAATCTCAGCAAAGTCCCCGATTCACAGGGCGCTTAAGACTTCGTTTAAGAGTCTCTATGGTTACTCAAGCGACGAGAGCGGAATTCGCCATTCACTGCTTGAGGAGAACAACATTGGCTACGAAGAGGCAGCATTCATGCTAGTCGCTTGCTCCGCCTTCGCTTCATTTCTAACAGCAAAGTCATCGCTACTTGTTGATGGCGAGTGA
- a CDS encoding DMT family transporter, producing MNPLSAVLCAFSGGSMLSLGGAANARLAGSLRSAVAAATVNFLVGSATLGLLLVLGSFHADPLARLGGVPPWALGGGMLGAVYVTLITLVIPRLGLTATTMTVVCSQLIGSLLIDHWGWLGVPQQPTGPGRWLAVLLLLVAVALRRSDD from the coding sequence ATGAACCCCCTCTCCGCCGTGCTCTGTGCCTTCTCGGGCGGCAGCATGCTCTCGTTGGGTGGGGCCGCCAACGCGCGGCTGGCCGGCAGCCTGCGCTCCGCCGTGGCCGCCGCCACGGTCAATTTCCTGGTGGGGTCCGCCACCCTCGGCCTGCTGCTGGTCCTGGGGAGTTTCCATGCCGACCCCCTCGCACGGCTGGGCGGGGTCCCACCCTGGGCCCTGGGCGGCGGCATGCTCGGCGCCGTGTACGTGACCCTGATCACCCTGGTGATTCCCAGGCTCGGACTCACCGCCACCACCATGACGGTGGTCTGCAGCCAGCTGATCGGCTCGCTGCTGATCGATCACTGGGGCTGGCTGGGCGTCCCCCAGCAACCGACCGGGCCCGGCCGCTGGCTGGCGGTGCTGCTGCTGCTGGTCGCCGTCGCCTTGCGCCGAAGCGATGACTGA
- a CDS encoding HepT-like ribonuclease domain-containing protein: protein MARDVSAYLQDVLEACIAIEDVMSGVSVEEYRSKRAVRSAVEREFIIIGEALRRVSALDERLFRSISNSRAIVDFRNMLAHDYGAVDDDAVFGLVYSDLIVLKAEVGEFLHDSHDAN, encoded by the coding sequence ATGGCGCGTGATGTATCTGCCTATTTGCAAGATGTCCTTGAAGCATGCATTGCGATTGAAGACGTAATGAGCGGCGTCTCGGTTGAAGAATACCGAAGCAAGCGTGCCGTGAGATCTGCTGTCGAGCGAGAGTTCATCATTATTGGGGAGGCACTTAGAAGGGTCAGCGCTCTAGATGAGAGGCTATTTCGTTCCATTTCCAATTCTCGTGCGATCGTTGACTTTAGAAACATGCTTGCTCATGACTACGGAGCAGTTGACGACGATGCCGTTTTCGGACTTGTCTATTCAGACCTAATTGTATTGAAGGCCGAGGTTGGCGAGTTTTTGCATGACTCCCATGACGCAAACTAA
- a CDS encoding MFS transporter yields the protein MTDTKGDLRMGVACSAFGVIGAVEAALGVLVPSLLDTFSLSTGSVTLLLASQIGGYLLAALLNGMVNSRLGLDRLLLVAFTLLASALLLYALTPRWDLMVATGVAVGLGIGLIDAGLNTAVAQHEAGARLIGPLHGFYGVGAVTGPAIATTVLALGGGWRQVYLVLAGLGGLVLLVIWQQRRAGPGPRAAGAAGGEWRVLGQALRRPAVGLSGLVLLAAVGLEASIGTWAFSVQHLGRSQSAVAAGIGVSLYWLGLTVGRFGFGGLVGRLGVIRWISGSLALLLTALIGWSGGAAPWLALPLAGFGLAGIFPATILLIPRRLPVALVPAAVGLATSAASAGAVAVPTSLGWIAAEMGLAAVPALLIPVGLGLAGLHVLLLPRHG from the coding sequence ATGACTGACACGAAGGGTGATCTGCGGATGGGGGTGGCCTGCTCCGCCTTTGGGGTGATCGGCGCGGTGGAAGCGGCCCTCGGCGTGCTGGTGCCCTCACTGCTGGACACCTTCTCGCTGAGCACGGGGTCGGTGACGTTGCTGCTGGCCAGCCAGATCGGTGGCTATCTGCTGGCGGCCCTGCTGAACGGCATGGTGAACAGCCGGCTGGGGCTGGACCGGCTGCTGCTGGTGGCCTTCACGCTGCTGGCCTCGGCCCTGCTGCTCTACGCCCTCACCCCCCGCTGGGACCTGATGGTGGCCACGGGGGTGGCGGTGGGCCTGGGCATCGGCCTGATCGACGCCGGCCTCAACACGGCGGTGGCGCAGCACGAGGCCGGCGCCCGGCTGATCGGCCCGCTGCATGGCTTCTACGGCGTCGGCGCCGTCACGGGGCCGGCAATCGCCACCACGGTGCTGGCCCTGGGGGGCGGCTGGCGGCAGGTGTATCTGGTGCTGGCAGGCCTGGGCGGGCTGGTGCTGCTGGTGATCTGGCAGCAACGGCGGGCCGGCCCGGGGCCGCGTGCCGCCGGGGCCGCCGGCGGCGAGTGGCGCGTGCTGGGGCAGGCCCTGCGGCGGCCGGCCGTGGGGCTGAGCGGGCTGGTGCTGCTGGCTGCGGTGGGCCTCGAGGCCTCGATCGGCACCTGGGCCTTCAGCGTTCAGCACCTGGGCCGCTCCCAGTCGGCGGTGGCAGCCGGCATCGGCGTCAGCCTCTACTGGCTGGGGCTGACGGTGGGGCGTTTCGGTTTCGGCGGGCTGGTGGGACGGCTGGGGGTGATCCGATGGATCAGCGGCTCGCTGGCCCTGCTGCTGACGGCCCTGATCGGCTGGTCCGGCGGGGCTGCGCCCTGGCTCGCCCTGCCGCTGGCGGGGTTCGGCCTGGCCGGGATCTTTCCCGCCACGATCCTGCTGATCCCGCGGCGCCTGCCCGTCGCCCTGGTGCCGGCCGCCGTCGGCCTGGCCACCAGTGCCGCCAGCGCCGGCGCGGTGGCCGTGCCCACCTCGCTGGGCTGGATCGCTGCTGAGATGGGGTTGGCCGCCGTGCCCGCCCTGCTGATCCCCGTGGGGCTGGGCCTGGCCGGCCTCCATGTCCTTCTCCTGCCTCGCCATGGTTGA
- a CDS encoding SnoaL-like polyketide cyclase, with protein MSKQQLHAILDAIFNAHVQAELAGDLDETLVTMVPNPHLVNVPTMVGGQRSQGVRTFYSKRLIGQFFPPDVMFETISRTYSEERLVDELIISFTHTIKMDHVLPGIEPTGRRVEAVLVVIVGIEDDKVAYEHISWDQASVLVQLGLLDQKAFQRTALCAAANSER; from the coding sequence ATGAGCAAGCAGCAACTACACGCGATACTTGACGCGATCTTCAACGCTCATGTGCAGGCGGAATTGGCCGGCGACCTCGACGAGACGCTTGTGACCATGGTGCCGAACCCGCATCTCGTAAATGTGCCGACCATGGTGGGGGGACAACGTTCACAGGGCGTCCGTACCTTCTACTCCAAGCGGCTCATAGGCCAGTTCTTCCCGCCTGATGTCATGTTCGAAACGATTTCGCGCACGTACAGCGAGGAACGTCTCGTCGATGAACTCATCATCTCGTTCACTCACACCATTAAGATGGACCACGTCCTGCCCGGAATTGAGCCCACTGGACGACGCGTGGAAGCGGTACTCGTCGTGATCGTCGGTATCGAAGACGACAAGGTCGCCTACGAACACATCTCGTGGGATCAAGCGAGTGTGCTCGTTCAGCTCGGTCTGCTTGATCAAAAGGCCTTTCAGCGGACGGCACTTTGCGCCGCCGCTAATTCTGAGCGTTAG
- a CDS encoding IS3 family transposase, protein MSKRRTHSPEFKAKVAMEAISGRKTLQEIAADHSVHPIQVSQWKKQLLKGASDLFTRGKKTQAKDESQAKEAELFQQIGKLQMELEWLKKKSQLL, encoded by the coding sequence ATGAGCAAACGCCGCACCCATAGCCCCGAGTTCAAGGCCAAGGTCGCCATGGAGGCGATCAGTGGCCGCAAGACGCTCCAGGAGATCGCCGCTGATCATTCGGTGCACCCGATCCAGGTGAGCCAGTGGAAGAAGCAGCTGCTGAAGGGTGCCAGCGACTTGTTCACGCGGGGCAAGAAGACGCAGGCCAAAGACGAAAGCCAGGCTAAGGAGGCGGAGCTGTTCCAGCAGATCGGCAAGCTTCAGATGGAGCTGGAGTGGCTGAAAAAAAAGTCTCAACTGCTCTGA
- a CDS encoding VOC family protein has translation MSFSCLAMVDIGLTHVALPVTDLERSLAFYATYTDLRPVHRRDSGTGLRVAWIGDGTRPFVVVLIESRVVDAPLRPLGHLGVGCASPERLLELCALARSEGVLIADPRDDGPPVGLWAFLRDPDGHTLELSYGQEIGLASTPTPVTP, from the coding sequence ATGTCCTTCTCCTGCCTCGCCATGGTTGACATCGGACTGACCCATGTGGCCCTGCCCGTCACGGATCTGGAGCGGAGCCTGGCCTTCTATGCCACCTACACCGACCTGCGTCCCGTCCACCGGCGGGACAGTGGCACGGGGCTGCGCGTGGCGTGGATCGGCGACGGCACTCGGCCCTTCGTCGTGGTGCTGATCGAGAGCCGCGTGGTGGATGCGCCGCTGCGGCCCCTGGGCCATCTGGGGGTGGGCTGCGCCAGTCCGGAGCGACTGCTGGAGCTCTGCGCGCTGGCCCGCAGCGAAGGGGTGCTGATCGCAGACCCCCGGGACGACGGACCGCCCGTGGGGCTCTGGGCCTTCCTGCGGGATCCCGACGGCCACACCCTGGAGCTCTCCTACGGCCAGGAGATCGGCCTGGCCTCCACCCCCACCCCTGTGACGCCATGA
- a CDS encoding MarR family winged helix-turn-helix transcriptional regulator, which produces MASDRIDQIQSQWQQASPGLDVSALAVVGRILRLARLLERHREALLAPHGLSLWSFDVLATLRRQPPPHQLTPTELYGALMLSSGAMTNRIDRLEADGLVERHRETTDRRSVLVRLTARGAQLVEAVLPVIVGSERERLEQCTTPQERELLAGLLRRQLLALDAGD; this is translated from the coding sequence ATGGCCTCCGACCGCATCGACCAGATCCAGAGCCAGTGGCAACAGGCCTCCCCAGGCCTGGATGTCTCTGCCCTGGCCGTGGTGGGGCGGATCCTGCGCCTCGCCCGGCTGCTGGAGCGCCACCGCGAAGCCTTGCTGGCCCCTCATGGCCTGAGCCTCTGGTCCTTCGATGTGCTGGCCACCCTCCGGCGCCAGCCTCCCCCGCACCAGCTCACCCCCACCGAGCTCTACGGCGCCTTGATGCTGTCCTCGGGGGCGATGACCAACCGGATCGACCGCCTCGAGGCCGACGGCCTGGTGGAGAGGCACCGTGAAACCACCGATCGGCGCAGCGTCCTGGTGCGGCTCACGGCCAGGGGCGCCCAGCTGGTGGAGGCGGTGCTGCCTGTGATCGTTGGCAGCGAGCGGGAGCGGCTGGAGCAGTGCACGACGCCGCAGGAGCGTGAGCTCCTGGCAGGCCTGCTGCGCCGCCAGCTCCTGGCCCTGGACGCCGGCGACTGA
- a CDS encoding GNAT family N-acetyltransferase — MPSAICFRPLSLADHQRLENLCLACSDFFACIEGQPGGRETAAELLGPLAPDVSSGEKSLVGVEIDGELVGVVELLAGFPGPQEWYIGLLLLRPDRRGAGAGTAIWQHLRQRMTQEGATSVRLIVQHQNPRARRFWERQGFAVEREMVAKAGKLDSPVWLLHRSLQAEDAHAVAAQQAAPCR; from the coding sequence ATGCCTTCCGCGATTTGCTTCAGACCCCTGTCGCTGGCCGACCACCAACGCCTCGAGAACCTGTGCCTTGCCTGCAGCGACTTCTTTGCGTGCATCGAAGGTCAGCCCGGTGGCCGTGAAACGGCGGCCGAACTTCTCGGACCCCTCGCGCCGGACGTGAGCAGCGGAGAGAAAAGCCTCGTTGGCGTGGAGATCGACGGTGAGCTGGTCGGGGTGGTGGAGCTGTTGGCTGGTTTCCCTGGGCCGCAGGAGTGGTACATCGGTCTGCTTCTGCTCCGTCCCGATCGGCGCGGTGCCGGAGCAGGAACGGCCATCTGGCAACACCTACGGCAACGGATGACCCAGGAGGGGGCCACCAGCGTGCGACTCATCGTCCAACACCAGAATCCCCGGGCACGACGGTTCTGGGAGCGGCAGGGATTCGCCGTGGAGAGGGAGATGGTGGCCAAAGCCGGCAAGCTGGATAGCCCCGTCTGGCTGTTGCACCGTTCGCTTCAGGCGGAGGACGCCCATGCCGTGGCAGCGCAGCAGGCCGCACCTTGCCGCTGA
- a CDS encoding nucleotidyltransferase family protein, translated as MSVPIDEKLEEIAAACQRYGIERLFVFGSALRDDFKPGESDIDLLVEFGPLEITKRFHVFLDAREAFRNIFQADVDLVMQGAVKNKIIANEIDRTKKLVYGA; from the coding sequence ATGTCAGTCCCCATTGACGAGAAGCTTGAAGAGATCGCCGCAGCTTGCCAGCGATATGGGATTGAGCGGCTGTTTGTCTTTGGCTCAGCTTTGAGAGACGACTTTAAGCCTGGAGAAAGCGACATCGATCTTCTTGTTGAGTTTGGCCCATTGGAAATTACCAAGCGCTTCCACGTCTTTCTTGACGCTCGCGAGGCCTTTAGAAACATCTTTCAAGCCGACGTTGATTTAGTGATGCAGGGAGCGGTGAAAAACAAAATAATTGCCAACGAGATTGATCGAACAAAGAAGCTGGTGTATGGCGCGTGA